One window of Salmo salar chromosome ssa11, Ssal_v3.1, whole genome shotgun sequence genomic DNA carries:
- the LOC106562324 gene encoding DNA-directed RNA polymerases I, II, and III subunit RPABC5 — MIIPVRCFTCGKIVGNKWEAYLGLLQAEYTEGDALDALGLKRYCCRRMLLAHVDLIEKLLNYAPLEK; from the exons ATGATTATCCCGGTCCGGTGCTTCACCTGTGGGAAAATCGTTGGTAATAAATGGGAGGCATACCTTGGCCTCCTACAAGCTGAATACACTGAAGG TGATGCCCTTGATGCTCTTGGTCTGAAGAGGTATTGCTGTCGGAGGATGCTGCTGGCCCATGTAGACCTTATTGAGAAGTTGCTGAATTATGCACCCCTGGAGAAATGA